TTTGTTCTAAATATTGATGTAATAAAACCTTTGTGTTGATAGGAGTTTGAGCACTTGATCCTAAATTAAAAGCAGAGATTCCTTCTTTAGCTAAAATACGAGGGTCAATTCCTCGATAAGCATGTGAAGAACCTATAATTAAGACATCTACATTTGTTGTTTTTTGAGCATCTTGCATCCGTGTAAAGGTGTGTCCGTAACATCCCATACAGCTTCTAACATTTTTCGACATATAAAATGGTAAAACGGAGCTCCAAATTGGCATGATGACCAAATAAAAAATCATAGCAAAAAGTGAAAACAAGCCGATATTAATTAAAAACTTCTTCATTGCTTAAAATTGAAAATAAATAAAAGGACTTTCTTCTGTTTGTAGAAACAAACCTATTAACATAAGGACAAAAGCATAAAAACTCCACCTAACCCATCTTGGTTTTTCAAGCAGTAATTTTTCTATTCCATAATTATTTCTTCTCCCCATCCACTCCGTTAACAATAAGAAAACAACTAAAAATAGCGTTGCTAAAGCACTTTTACGCAATGTTGGAAAGGTAAACAAAGATTGATTAAAAATTCCTCCAATATATTCAAAAGCGTGGGTAATAGAATTCGCTCGGAAAAATATCCAAGCTAAAACGGTTAAAGCAAATGTCAACATCATGTTGAATAGTTCTCTAAACGTAGGGAAAAATCTGTCTTGTGCTACGATTTCTAAATTAGTACGATTTGTTTTTAATAAAATTGAAGGCATTATAAACAGTGCATTTAGAAATCCCCAGAATATAAATGTCCAATTGGCACCGTGCCAAAATCCACTTACGATAAAAATGATAAATGTATTTCTTACACGCATCCAGTTTCCTCCTCGGCTTCCTCCTAATGGAATATACAAATAATCACGAAACCATGTTGATAATGAAATATGCCATCTTCTCCAAAACTCTGCAATATCCCTTGAAAAATAGGGGTAATTAAAATTCTTTAAAAGTTCTATTCCAAACAAACGAGCAACTCCTAATGCAATATCTGAATAGCCAGAAAAATCGCCATAAATCTGAAAGGCAAAAAATATTGCGCCTAAAACTAAATTAGATCCCGATTGCGATTCTGGATTAGAGAATATTTCATTCGCATAAATTGCACAGTTATCTGCAATGACCATTTTTTTAAATAATCCCCAAAGTATTTGACGCATTCCGTCTACTGCTTGCGAATAATTAAATACCCTTGTTTTTTTGATTTGAGGCAAAAGATGCGTTGCTCTTTCTATAGGTCCTGCTACTAACAACGGAAAAAAGCTAACAAACACCGAATAATCAACAATATTACGTTCAGCTTTTATTCGGTTATAATAAATATCAATAATATATGATAACCCATGAAATGTATAAAAAGAAATTCCCACAGGTAATATGATTTGCAAAGTCCATGGGTGCACATTCAGTCCAAAACCATTTAACATTTCTGCAAAAGAATCTGCAAAGAAATTATAATATTTAAAGAATCCAAGAAAACCTAAATTGATTCCAATACTAATGGTAAGCCAAATCTTTTTTAAATTTTGCGAGGTAGCTTCTTCTATTTTTATTCCCGAATAGTAATCTAATAATGTCGAAAAGCCTAACAAAAACATGAAACGCCAATCCCAGCATCCGTAGAAATAATAACTTGCAATTAAAAGTAATATATTCTGGAGTTTAAAACTCTTTCTTAGTAACCAATACAGTGCAAATACGATAGGTAAAAAAATAGCAAAAGAAATAGAATTAAATAGCATATTTTACTTTAATTTATAATAAACGAATGACAACGGATAAATCAAGATAGACAACATGTTGAAATGCTTCAATTCTTTGTTTATTTCTGAAAGATTTCTATGATTAATCATCGCATAGATTTGGTATCCAACTAAATTACGAATTAAAGTTTTGGGATAATGAAATAGTTTTGTTCCATAAGAATTTAAGAATGATTTATAACCTTCCATCAATCCAAATGTATTTTTACCTGTCCAACGTGTATTGGAAACAGAATGTTCATCTGCTTCGTCTAAATGATAGTTACGAACAACTTTATTCACAAACCTTGTTTTCACTCCATTTGCATCATAGGTATTGAAGAATACCGCTTGCGGAATGTAACCTTTCCCTTGATAAATTGAATAATCGAAGTTTATCAACAATTGTTGATAAGTCTTTGTGATAAAAATCCCAAATTTATCACCACGTACTTTGTACTTGTAACGCATATCAAATATAGAACCATCAAACCCATTATTTGGATACTCGTGACCAACTATTCTTCCGTCTTCAAACTGAGATAATCCCATCACGGATATAAACTCCTCTTGATTCTGAATTTGTTCAACTTCATCAAATAATAGTTGTAACGAATCTATGGGATAAGAGTCGTCCGAATCAACAATCATGAAATAAGGTGAAGTTACTTTCTTGATTCCTTCAAAAACCGTAATAAACTTATGTTGATTTTCGTTCCAAAAATATTCTATATCTATTAAACCTTCAGTTTTGAAGTGCTCAACAATTTCTTTGGTGTTATCCGTAGACCCATCATCCATAATGATCCATTTGAAATCTTTGAACGTTTGATTTTTCAACGAATCATACACACGAGGCAATGTATGCGCACGATTATACGAAGGTGTAATAATCGTTATTTTAACCTCGTTCATTTGCTAATTTTAATTGATATTGTTGTTCAAAAACCTCAGTTACTTGACGATAAATTTCATTTTCATCAAATTTAGTAGATGCAGTAGATGTGCCTTGTATAATTTTATTCACCAACTCTGGGTTAGTCAAAAATGATTTCATTGCTTGATACATTTCATCTTCATCATATTGAATCAAAACTCCATCAACTCCATCCTCAATCATCTCCGCTATTCCACCAACATTTGTAGATATAATTGGTTTACGCATGCACATCACCTCTCCTATCACCAACGGATAAGACTCTGATTGTGTAGGTAATATAAAATAATCGGATGCTTTGATATAGGGATATGGGTTGGTCTGAGAATCCAATAATAAAAACGAGTTTTCAACAGCTAATTCCTTTTGTTGATTCTTCAAATTTTCCATTTCATTACCACCTCCAATAACTGCAATTTTATGATGAAACCCATCCTCTAATAATCGTTTATGAACTTTCATCAATGTATGATAGCCTTTGCGGTGATGCAAGCGCCCCATTGAAGAAAATACAGGTAACGTTGTTTCATAAGAATGCTCGAATAGTTCAGCTTTTTTAAGAACCTCATCTACTTTTATCACATTATAAATTACGGTAGATTTTGGATACTTTACTTGATACAAATCATCAATCACTTGTCGTGTTTGTTTTGAACCAAAAATCATAAAATCAAAATGTTTCATTTTTTCAATTCTACTCAACACACGCTTTTGGTCTTTATCGTAACCAACATCTGTATGAAACCATCCTATTTTACGCGAGTTTTTATTGGGAGAATTCAATACCATATCAAATTCTGCATAACCTGGAGAAACCTCGATGTCATATTTTTCAGGAACTTTTAAGGCATATAATATTGAAGGAAATCGATCATAAACTTCTAATTTCAATCGGCGCCAAATCAGTTGCATTTTTTGAACAAAAGAATTAGAACTCATCTGTTCTTTTCCTTTTTCTACAACAATTACTTTTAAATCTGCTGGAATTTCTTTGACCAATTCACCTTGATATAAATTAAGCATCAATGTGAATTCGAATTTATCTTTCGGCAAGTTGCGCAATAAATCTAAAACTACTCTCGGAACTCCACCCATTTCTAACGAACGAAGCCTAAAAAGTACTTTTATTTTCTTAGGTTGATTTGACATTTGGTTAGTTTAATGGTCAAAAATACAACATTGATTTTGAATTGAATAATACAACAATCTAAAAACTCATAAAATAATTCTTAATTTTGCTAAAAATGTAGGAAATGTTCAAGATTGGAACGAAAGTTAAAGTGATAGATGATAATATTTCAGGGACAATTACCAAGTTAAAAGGTGATTTTGTATACTTTAATGATGCGTTTGGTTTTGAGTATGAATATCATCAAGAAGAAATTATCAAAGCGATTGAAATTGATTATGATGAATACCGTGATGAGGAAATCAAAGAATTTTCGAAACCCAAATTCAAAACATTTCGCAAATCGCACCGTCATCCCTATTTAACACGAGAAGTTGATTTACATATCGAAAATTTGGTAGACAATTGGCGAGATTTAAACAATGCAGAAATCATACAAACACAATTGGATGTGGCACGAAATGAAGTAGAACGTGCAATGTTCGAAAGTCAAGTTCGGTTGATTTTGATTCATGGATACGGAAAAGGAATTCTAAAAAAAGAAATCACCGAATTATTGTATCGTTATACCAATATCGAATTCTATGACGCCTCATTTAAAGAATATCATGGCGACGCCATAGAAGTTAAATTTATTTAAAATCTTTTGATCCAATCCATCAAATCAAAATAATTTTGAGGAATAATCCCATGTCCACTTCTGTATTCATGGTATTCGTGTTTGATGTTCAAATCATTTAAAAATCCATCTCCCATTCTTCCCAAATCGATAGGTAAAACCACGTCATCTGTTCCGTGAGAAACAAAGAAATTTAAGTTCGAAAAATCGTTAGATGCATCTATTTCACCTATTATTTTATGTTCTGGATAACCACTTAAAATCGCGACATTCTTGATCTTTTCTGGATGATTCAACGAAATGGCATAACTCAAAATAGCGCCTTGACTAAACCCCAT
This portion of the Empedobacter stercoris genome encodes:
- a CDS encoding glycosyltransferase family A protein, yielding MNEVKITIITPSYNRAHTLPRVYDSLKNQTFKDFKWIIMDDGSTDNTKEIVEHFKTEGLIDIEYFWNENQHKFITVFEGIKKVTSPYFMIVDSDDSYPIDSLQLLFDEVEQIQNQEEFISVMGLSQFEDGRIVGHEYPNNGFDGSIFDMRYKYKVRGDKFGIFITKTYQQLLINFDYSIYQGKGYIPQAVFFNTYDANGVKTRFVNKVVRNYHLDEADEHSVSNTRWTGKNTFGLMEGYKSFLNSYGTKLFHYPKTLIRNLVGYQIYAMINHRNLSEINKELKHFNMLSILIYPLSFVYYKLK
- a CDS encoding Smr/MutS family protein, producing the protein MFKIGTKVKVIDDNISGTITKLKGDFVYFNDAFGFEYEYHQEEIIKAIEIDYDEYRDEEIKEFSKPKFKTFRKSHRHPYLTREVDLHIENLVDNWRDLNNAEIIQTQLDVARNEVERAMFESQVRLILIHGYGKGILKKEITELLYRYTNIEFYDASFKEYHGDAIEVKFI
- a CDS encoding glycosyltransferase; translation: MSNQPKKIKVLFRLRSLEMGGVPRVVLDLLRNLPKDKFEFTLMLNLYQGELVKEIPADLKVIVVEKGKEQMSSNSFVQKMQLIWRRLKLEVYDRFPSILYALKVPEKYDIEVSPGYAEFDMVLNSPNKNSRKIGWFHTDVGYDKDQKRVLSRIEKMKHFDFMIFGSKQTRQVIDDLYQVKYPKSTVIYNVIKVDEVLKKAELFEHSYETTLPVFSSMGRLHHRKGYHTLMKVHKRLLEDGFHHKIAVIGGGNEMENLKNQQKELAVENSFLLLDSQTNPYPYIKASDYFILPTQSESYPLVIGEVMCMRKPIISTNVGGIAEMIEDGVDGVLIQYDEDEMYQAMKSFLTNPELVNKIIQGTSTASTKFDENEIYRQVTEVFEQQYQLKLANERG
- a CDS encoding MBOAT family O-acyltransferase, which produces MLFNSISFAIFLPIVFALYWLLRKSFKLQNILLLIASYYFYGCWDWRFMFLLGFSTLLDYYSGIKIEEATSQNLKKIWLTISIGINLGFLGFFKYYNFFADSFAEMLNGFGLNVHPWTLQIILPVGISFYTFHGLSYIIDIYYNRIKAERNIVDYSVFVSFFPLLVAGPIERATHLLPQIKKTRVFNYSQAVDGMRQILWGLFKKMVIADNCAIYANEIFSNPESQSGSNLVLGAIFFAFQIYGDFSGYSDIALGVARLFGIELLKNFNYPYFSRDIAEFWRRWHISLSTWFRDYLYIPLGGSRGGNWMRVRNTFIIFIVSGFWHGANWTFIFWGFLNALFIMPSILLKTNRTNLEIVAQDRFFPTFRELFNMMLTFALTVLAWIFFRANSITHAFEYIGGIFNQSLFTFPTLRKSALATLFLVVFLLLTEWMGRRNNYGIEKLLLEKPRWVRWSFYAFVLMLIGLFLQTEESPFIYFQF